The genomic stretch ACGAACCGTCGTCGCTGATTCCGGGCATGGCCGCCGGGTTGGTAAGTCGCGACGATTCTTGAGGTTTGTTCGCCGCTTCCGGTTTCGGGGCGACCAAAATATGACCCGTGTTTTGCAGCACGCGCAGCAATTCTATTTGAATTTGGGCTTGAAAGTTTGTGATATTGCCGAGCAGCTTTGGCGAATAAAAGCGGTCAAGGTCGCCCGGTTTTATCTTCGAGTAGCTAAGATGCTGCGCCATTTCGTGAAGTAGGTCCAGCATCTTGGTATAGGGATTTGTTGCAAGTAAATGTTCATCGGAAGTGACGCAAAGTGCGTCGTGGTATGTTCGCCACGCTTGAACGACCGGCGGAACGTCATAGAAAACCACGTCAATCTGATTGAGGGCGGAAAGCCAATCCGGTGCCGGCGGCCAGGATTTCCTATAGGCCATCAACGTGAAAAACAGCCATCGCTTGGCGGCGAGCTTCTGTTTTCGGTTTTCATGCCATAGCGTCACGCTGACCGCCAGAATCGGGCCGACGATGATTGCCGCGACAGTGATTACGGGCATCAACCAATCTGGCATTTGAAGGCCCCATGTTTGGCCATCGGACTAATTCGTCAAGAACCGAAGCGACTGATCCTCGGTGAATGGCTCAATGATAATCGGCTGGCGTGGTCGAATCTAGCCTCATCGCATCGGCCGCTAAGCACGAGCCGGTTAATTAAGTCGCTGCAATAGTAACCAGCGACAAGAGGAGAATGAACGTGGAAAGATGGTCAGAACGATTTACCGAATTGCGCTGACCCATCTTGTCTCGCCCCTTGAATGCTTTCACGTGTCGGGAATTTCTGGACAACACCAACGCCGCTTGATTAAAGTCGAATATCGCGGCAGCATCTCATTTCCAACGCGGAGGTCCGGATCATGGAAAACGAAAGCGCTTCAACGGCGCCGGCGGGAAAGCCGGGCCAGGGATTTGGCGCGGGCGCACAATGGGGTTTGGCGTCGCTGATGATTGGGAGCGTCGTATTCGTCGCATCTCCCATCGTGTTG from Pirellulales bacterium encodes the following:
- a CDS encoding DUF6680 family protein produces the protein MPDWLMPVITVAAIIVGPILAVSVTLWHENRKQKLAAKRWLFFTLMAYRKSWPPAPDWLSALNQIDVVFYDVPPVVQAWRTYHDALCVTSDEHLLATNPYTKMLDLLHEMAQHLSYSKIKPGDLDRFYSPKLLGNITNFQAQIQIELLRVLQNTGHILVAPKPEAANKPQESSRLTNPAAMPGISDDGS